In Labrys wisconsinensis, one genomic interval encodes:
- a CDS encoding amino acid ABC transporter permease: MTQAPFSRIAEALLTGACVTLQVSAGALAVAVCLGLLLASLGVLRPARSVRIIIAAYVEIFRNIPSLTHLFLIYFGLAYLGLRLTSLTAAVLGLGLIGGAVLADVFRAGLQAVPAGQWEAALAIGLSPFKAFRLVILPQAWRISLPPLGNYAIGLVKDTSLVAAIAAPEIMFNARQIVNETFETALVYGSAALIYLVITFGLSWLLAVVERKAAY, from the coding sequence ATGACCCAGGCTCCCTTCTCCCGCATCGCCGAGGCGCTGCTGACCGGCGCATGCGTCACCCTGCAGGTTTCGGCGGGCGCGCTGGCGGTCGCCGTCTGTCTCGGGCTGCTGCTGGCTTCGCTCGGCGTTCTCCGCCCGGCACGATCGGTCCGGATCATCATCGCCGCCTATGTCGAGATCTTTCGCAACATCCCGAGCTTGACGCACCTGTTCCTCATCTATTTCGGGCTTGCCTATCTGGGGCTGCGGTTGACGTCGCTCACCGCTGCCGTCCTCGGCCTGGGATTGATCGGTGGCGCCGTTCTCGCCGACGTGTTTCGCGCCGGCCTGCAAGCCGTGCCGGCCGGGCAGTGGGAGGCTGCGCTGGCGATCGGCCTGTCCCCCTTCAAGGCCTTCCGCCTCGTCATTCTGCCTCAGGCCTGGCGGATCAGCCTGCCGCCGCTGGGCAACTATGCCATCGGCCTCGTCAAGGACACCTCGCTCGTCGCGGCGATCGCTGCGCCCGAGATCATGTTCAACGCCCGGCAGATCGTGAACGAGACCTTCGAGACGGCGCTGGTCTACGGCTCCGCGGCGCTGATCTATCTCGTCATCACCTTTGGTCTCAGCTGGCTTCTCGCCGTCGTCGAACGCAAGGCGGCCTATTGA
- a CDS encoding glycoside hydrolase family 16 protein, with the protein MTARLSRRDGLRLIGLAALGASASPATVMAAADGLVHAEDFSDARTLDTGFWTLETGFFRNQEEQYYDPANVFVRDGALVLEGRAELKRNAAYDPAGPDWTRTRQYARYSSGSILSRRAFLYGVFEVVARVPAGLGTWPAIWLIDERGAPYREIDIMEAVGVTPDTVFSSVHAGTSLADLRHWSGQAAMPRLAEGFHTYRLDWRRDAVTIAVDGRTVLAMDPEAARVGGADPLRRPMQLRINLALGGSWGGRIDDTVLPARLEIRSVRVWAPAA; encoded by the coding sequence GTGACGGCGCGCCTCAGCCGGCGCGACGGCCTGCGGCTGATCGGCCTCGCCGCGCTCGGTGCATCGGCCTCGCCGGCGACCGTCATGGCCGCAGCGGATGGGCTGGTCCATGCCGAGGATTTCTCCGACGCGCGAACTCTCGACACCGGCTTCTGGACGCTGGAGACCGGGTTCTTCCGCAACCAGGAGGAGCAGTACTACGACCCGGCCAATGTCTTCGTGCGGGATGGCGCGCTGGTGCTGGAAGGGCGCGCCGAGCTCAAGCGCAATGCCGCCTACGACCCCGCCGGACCGGACTGGACGCGCACGCGCCAATATGCCCGCTATTCCTCCGGCAGCATCCTGTCGCGCCGGGCCTTCCTCTATGGCGTGTTCGAGGTGGTGGCCCGCGTGCCCGCCGGGCTCGGCACCTGGCCTGCGATCTGGCTGATCGACGAGCGCGGCGCCCCCTATCGCGAGATCGACATCATGGAGGCCGTCGGCGTCACGCCCGACACGGTCTTCTCGTCCGTCCATGCCGGCACCTCGCTGGCCGACCTCCGGCACTGGTCGGGCCAGGCGGCGATGCCGCGCCTTGCCGAGGGCTTCCACACCTACCGGCTCGACTGGCGGCGCGACGCCGTGACGATCGCCGTCGACGGCCGCACCGTGCTCGCCATGGATCCGGAGGCGGCGCGGGTCGGCGGCGCCGATCCGCTGCGCCGGCCGATGCAGCTGCGCATCAACCTGGCGCTCGGCGGCTCCTGGGGCGGACGCATCGACGATACCGTCCTGCCGGCCCGGCTGGAGATCCGCTCGGTGCGGGTCTGGGCGCCTGCGGCCTGA
- a CDS encoding acyltransferase family protein — MSREIPSADRNIYGVQYLRALAAIFVVYFHTHVYTESFAWSLPRAFGASGVDLFFVISGFIMMTITARSNVSPAQFLLRRFLRIVPLYWVVTLIIVVAGLVYPPSMLKNAVSFEHVGLSMLFIPHRNPVDFSNAPFFKLGWTLNYEVYFYLVFATLLLFLRTPRGRLMAMTLYAATVSILYIAIEPAGSIPQVYWNPIIIEFWMGTLVGYLFLKGDLSALPRGLALALVPICLAMMMAFVPDDSVRIQIHGVASAVLLMAVLSLEMRGSLPRRSLPNLLGDASYSIYLVHPLVESMARVVTKVAHLPVDNAALGAVLVVATTVVSVAGGVAAHLWIEKPLLAALRRLVERGRPAPMAVPVAAP, encoded by the coding sequence ATGTCGCGCGAGATTCCGTCAGCAGACCGGAATATCTATGGCGTCCAGTATTTGCGGGCGCTGGCGGCTATCTTCGTGGTGTATTTCCATACCCACGTCTACACCGAGAGCTTTGCCTGGTCGTTGCCGCGCGCCTTCGGCGCCAGCGGCGTCGACCTGTTCTTCGTGATCAGCGGCTTCATCATGATGACGATCACGGCGCGCTCGAATGTTTCGCCGGCACAGTTCCTGCTGCGGCGCTTCCTGCGCATCGTGCCGCTCTATTGGGTGGTGACGCTGATCATCGTCGTCGCCGGTCTGGTCTACCCTCCGTCCATGCTCAAGAACGCGGTCAGCTTCGAGCATGTCGGTCTGTCGATGCTGTTCATTCCGCATAGAAATCCTGTCGATTTCTCCAACGCACCCTTCTTCAAGCTGGGGTGGACGTTGAACTACGAGGTCTATTTCTACCTCGTCTTCGCCACGCTCCTCCTGTTCCTGCGCACGCCGCGCGGCCGCCTGATGGCGATGACCCTCTATGCCGCCACGGTCTCGATCCTCTACATCGCGATCGAGCCCGCCGGGTCGATTCCGCAGGTCTACTGGAACCCCATCATCATCGAGTTCTGGATGGGAACGCTGGTCGGCTATCTCTTCCTCAAGGGCGATCTGTCGGCGCTGCCGCGCGGCCTCGCCCTGGCGCTGGTGCCGATATGCCTCGCCATGATGATGGCCTTCGTGCCCGACGATTCCGTGCGCATCCAGATCCACGGCGTCGCCAGCGCCGTGCTGCTGATGGCCGTGCTGTCGCTGGAGATGCGCGGCAGCCTGCCGCGGCGCAGCCTGCCGAACCTCCTGGGCGATGCCTCCTATTCCATCTACCTCGTCCATCCCCTGGTTGAATCCATGGCGCGGGTCGTCACCAAGGTGGCGCACCTGCCCGTCGACAATGCCGCGCTCGGGGCGGTGCTGGTGGTGGCGACGACGGTGGTCTCCGTGGCTGGCGGCGTCGCCGCCCATCTCTGGATCGAGAAGCCGCTGCTCGCCGCCCTGCGCCGGCTGGTCGAGCGCGGCCGTCCGGCGCCGATGGCGGTGCCGGTCGCCGCGCCGTGA
- a CDS encoding NAD(P)/FAD-dependent oxidoreductase has product MGQPPFTTWYEVSSVPRAERPELDFATDADVCVVGGGLAGLTTARELARRGWNVVLLEADRIASGASGRNGGFVLAGFAEGQGEIEKRVGLDHAKALHALSREGMAYVRDAVESTRMPGVALTGGALKVVRHAAGVDAFRAEAERRARFYGDAPLFWPRAQVREVLRTPAYHAGLYDMQAFHIHPLNYCLGLAADAARAGVRLYEHSPAVGLDLRSLRRVVRTAKGAVRCDRIVLCGSAALPPGLHRRVARAVVPVSTFIAVTEPLGERLEAIMRFAGAVTDTRRAGNYFRIVDGSRLMWGSGITTRRRPPPPARLARALARDMARTFPALKGVRIDHAWAGVMGYARHKMPQIGAVERDVWVASAFGGHGLNTTAMAGLVLARALAERDDSYRLFAPFGLAPTHGAAGRLAAQFEYWRLGFQDWLDERRG; this is encoded by the coding sequence ATGGGCCAGCCGCCGTTCACCACCTGGTACGAAGTCTCCAGCGTCCCGCGTGCCGAGCGGCCGGAGCTCGATTTCGCCACCGATGCCGACGTGTGCGTCGTCGGCGGCGGCCTCGCGGGCCTGACGACGGCGCGCGAGCTCGCCCGCCGGGGGTGGAACGTGGTGCTGCTCGAGGCCGATCGCATCGCCTCCGGCGCCTCCGGGCGCAATGGCGGCTTCGTGCTGGCCGGCTTCGCCGAGGGCCAGGGGGAGATCGAGAAGCGGGTCGGGCTCGACCATGCCAAGGCGCTGCACGCGCTCTCGCGCGAGGGCATGGCCTATGTTCGCGACGCGGTGGAGAGCACCCGCATGCCGGGCGTCGCGCTGACCGGCGGCGCGCTCAAGGTGGTGCGGCACGCGGCCGGCGTCGACGCCTTCCGGGCCGAGGCCGAGCGCCGGGCCAGGTTCTACGGCGACGCGCCGCTGTTCTGGCCACGCGCGCAGGTGCGCGAGGTCCTGCGCACGCCCGCCTACCATGCCGGCCTCTACGACATGCAGGCCTTCCACATCCATCCCCTGAACTATTGCCTGGGCCTGGCGGCCGACGCGGCCAGGGCCGGCGTCCGGCTCTACGAGCACTCGCCGGCGGTCGGCCTCGATCTGCGCTCGCTCCGCCGGGTGGTGCGGACGGCGAAGGGCGCGGTGCGCTGCGACCGGATCGTGCTGTGCGGCTCGGCGGCGCTGCCGCCCGGCCTGCACCGGCGCGTGGCGCGGGCGGTGGTGCCGGTCTCCACCTTCATCGCCGTCACCGAGCCGCTGGGCGAGCGGCTCGAAGCGATCATGCGCTTCGCCGGCGCGGTCACCGACACGCGGCGGGCCGGCAACTATTTCCGCATCGTCGACGGCTCGCGCCTGATGTGGGGCAGCGGCATCACCACACGGCGCCGTCCGCCGCCGCCGGCGCGGCTCGCCCGGGCGCTGGCGCGCGACATGGCCCGCACCTTCCCGGCCCTGAAAGGCGTGCGCATCGACCACGCCTGGGCCGGCGTCATGGGCTATGCCCGCCACAAGATGCCGCAGATCGGCGCGGTCGAGCGCGACGTCTGGGTCGCCTCGGCCTTCGGCGGCCACGGGCTCAACACCACGGCCATGGCCGGGCTGGTGCTGGCGCGGGCGCTGGCCGAGCGCGACGACAGCTATCGCCTGTTCGCCCCGTTCGGCCTCGCCCCGACCCATGGCGCGGCCGGACGCCTGGCGGCGCAGTTCGAATATTGGCGCCTCGGATTCCAGGACTGGCTCGACGAGCGGCGTGGCTGA
- a CDS encoding dienelactone hydrolase family protein has protein sequence MNQDYIDLYDRFTHGGMSRRSFLDRLAAMAGGTAAATALLAVLQNDYARAETVAEADERIVAESWAVPGGPAGLSGYLVRPKAGGRPGTVLVVHENRGLNSHIKDVTRRVAVAGFVALGLDYLSPLGGTPADEDKARDMIGTLKPEDIIASSKAAAAALRARPDGNGKVGAVGFCWGGGAVNQLAVADPALNAGVAYYGMQPKAEQVPAIKAPLLLHYGALDERIDAGIPAFEAALKADNKAYQIFVYEGANHAFNNDTGGARYNKAAADLAWQRTIDFLKTNLA, from the coding sequence ATGAACCAGGACTACATCGACCTCTACGATCGCTTCACCCATGGCGGCATGAGCCGCCGGTCCTTCCTGGACCGGCTGGCGGCGATGGCCGGCGGCACCGCCGCCGCCACCGCCCTGCTCGCGGTGCTGCAGAACGACTATGCCAGGGCCGAGACCGTGGCCGAGGCGGACGAGCGCATCGTGGCCGAGAGCTGGGCCGTGCCCGGCGGCCCGGCGGGCCTGTCGGGCTACCTCGTGCGGCCCAAGGCCGGCGGCCGGCCCGGCACCGTCCTGGTGGTGCACGAGAATCGCGGCCTCAACTCGCACATCAAGGATGTCACGCGCCGGGTCGCGGTCGCAGGCTTCGTGGCGCTCGGCCTCGACTATCTCAGCCCGCTCGGCGGCACGCCGGCCGACGAGGACAAGGCCCGCGACATGATCGGCACGCTGAAGCCCGAGGACATCATCGCGTCCTCCAAGGCGGCCGCCGCGGCCCTGCGCGCGCGTCCCGACGGCAACGGCAAGGTCGGCGCGGTCGGCTTCTGCTGGGGCGGGGGCGCCGTGAACCAGCTCGCGGTCGCCGACCCCGCGCTCAACGCCGGCGTCGCCTATTACGGCATGCAGCCCAAGGCCGAGCAGGTGCCGGCGATCAAGGCGCCGCTGCTGCTGCACTACGGCGCCCTCGATGAGCGCATCGATGCCGGCATTCCAGCCTTCGAGGCGGCGCTGAAGGCCGACAACAAGGCCTACCAGATCTTCGTCTACGAGGGCGCCAACCACGCCTTCAACAACGATACCGGCGGGGCGCGCTACAACAAGGCGGCTGCCGATCTCGCCTGGCAGCGCACCATCGACTTCCTCAAGACCAACCTCGCCTGA
- a CDS encoding C45 family autoproteolytic acyltransferase/hydolase, whose product MPRNPIPILVLRGRPFERGGRHGEAFAAEIQRALGRSKDTSSRKAYEAARGRAAHSWPLLEECAPEIAMEVQGLAEGSSSDVTDLYLRIGFEFFVDAAPTGCSGIAIAGPNGAVIGQNWDAPPEDAVDLALVLHAGEAGVETAMVASVGTLGWVGCNRSGLALSTNDLILDAIPCGLPSQVVRRLALDQASVPAAIGALRSLPNMGGRCYLLGDAAGAIAGVEISPSVGVSAMAATSPILHTNHARLPETAVVEDEARLQAVYPSSRSRLAALERLADGARTVADVMAVLRNRDGAPNAISKTPSKEEKTETAFSIVFDCAAAEIHLCAGPPSTGVYQTVRLSDPERRVEPPPRP is encoded by the coding sequence ATGCCCAGAAATCCCATTCCGATCCTTGTGCTCCGCGGCCGGCCCTTCGAGCGTGGCGGTCGGCACGGCGAGGCGTTCGCGGCTGAGATACAGCGAGCGCTGGGCCGATCGAAGGACACCTCGAGCCGCAAGGCCTACGAAGCCGCCCGCGGGCGGGCCGCGCATTCGTGGCCGCTTCTCGAGGAATGCGCCCCCGAAATCGCCATGGAGGTGCAGGGGCTCGCGGAAGGCTCGTCCAGCGACGTGACGGACCTCTATCTGCGCATCGGCTTCGAGTTCTTTGTCGATGCTGCGCCCACGGGCTGCAGCGGCATCGCGATCGCCGGCCCGAACGGTGCGGTCATCGGCCAGAACTGGGATGCGCCACCCGAGGATGCCGTCGACCTTGCCCTTGTCCTGCACGCCGGTGAGGCCGGCGTCGAAACGGCAATGGTGGCGTCGGTCGGCACCCTGGGCTGGGTTGGCTGCAATCGCTCCGGATTGGCCTTGTCGACCAATGATCTGATCCTCGACGCCATTCCCTGCGGCCTGCCGAGCCAGGTCGTCCGCCGCCTTGCGCTGGACCAGGCGAGCGTGCCGGCCGCAATTGGCGCCTTGCGTTCCCTGCCGAACATGGGCGGGCGCTGCTATCTGCTCGGCGACGCTGCGGGAGCGATCGCCGGCGTCGAGATCTCGCCCTCGGTGGGCGTCAGCGCGATGGCGGCGACCTCACCGATCCTTCATACCAACCATGCCCGCCTGCCGGAGACCGCCGTCGTCGAGGATGAGGCGCGGCTGCAGGCCGTCTACCCGTCCAGTCGAAGCCGCCTCGCTGCGCTGGAACGCCTTGCAGACGGTGCCCGCACCGTCGCCGACGTCATGGCCGTCCTGCGCAATCGCGACGGTGCGCCGAACGCGATCTCGAAAACCCCATCCAAGGAAGAGAAGACCGAGACGGCGTTCTCGATCGTGTTCGATTGCGCGGCTGCCGAAATCCATCTCTGCGCCGGCCCACCGTCGACGGGTGTTTACCAGACCGTCCGATTGTCCGATCCGGAGCGGCGCGTCGAGCCGCCGCCTCGTCCGTGA
- a CDS encoding universal stress protein — protein MFHSIVVPVDLAEVDLARPAIEHAAQLVRESGGRMTLVNVVPIMPVMMMDTVPVSYEAEIAEKAKASLADLAATVDLPRSQIGTTVRIGGIQHEILAVVKEERADLILLGSHEPHLSTYLLGCNASAIVRHAHCSVLVLRERPEQVGGHEIPAAKLGTAMPATGLPVS, from the coding sequence ATGTTCCACTCGATTGTCGTTCCGGTCGACCTCGCCGAGGTCGACCTCGCGCGACCCGCGATCGAGCACGCAGCGCAGCTGGTTCGGGAGTCGGGCGGTCGGATGACGCTGGTCAACGTCGTGCCGATCATGCCCGTGATGATGATGGACACCGTGCCGGTCAGCTACGAGGCCGAGATTGCCGAGAAGGCCAAGGCTTCGCTCGCCGACCTCGCGGCGACCGTCGACCTGCCGCGGTCCCAGATCGGGACGACCGTGCGGATCGGCGGCATCCAGCACGAGATTCTGGCTGTCGTGAAGGAGGAGAGGGCCGATCTCATCCTGCTCGGCTCGCACGAGCCGCACCTGTCGACCTATCTGCTCGGCTGCAACGCCAGCGCCATCGTGCGCCATGCCCATTGCTCGGTGCTGGTGCTGCGCGAGCGGCCGGAGCAGGTCGGCGGCCACGAGATACCGGCCGCCAAGCTCGGAACCGCGATGCCGGCGACCGGCCTGCCGGTCTCCTGA
- a CDS encoding amino acid ABC transporter permease, which translates to MTSFFQPILANLHDWGPQLVKASGTTILLTLLGFAAAFALGLAVEFLRTRRSPLVRRLVDGYLLILRGVPILVVLYLLYFALPGIGVTLPALVAGVLGLGLVYSAYLAEVFRAGLQSVPRGQREAALAAGLTPAQTFRLVLFPQAVRAVLPPLLISLVSLLKDSSICALITVPELTLTSRAIMSESFLPLQIFALTGLFYFIIAWPASLAVRALERRLQRGRAPGRRPARPSRMATGAVTLASDK; encoded by the coding sequence ATGACCAGCTTCTTCCAACCGATCCTGGCGAACCTCCACGACTGGGGACCGCAGCTCGTGAAGGCCAGCGGCACGACCATTCTCCTGACGCTGCTCGGCTTTGCCGCTGCATTCGCCTTGGGCCTCGCCGTCGAGTTCCTGCGCACCCGTCGATCCCCGCTCGTGCGACGGCTCGTCGATGGTTATCTCTTGATCCTGCGCGGCGTGCCCATCCTCGTCGTCCTCTACCTGCTCTATTTTGCGCTGCCTGGCATCGGCGTCACCTTGCCGGCTCTCGTCGCGGGCGTCCTGGGCCTCGGGCTGGTCTACAGCGCCTACCTCGCCGAGGTGTTTCGTGCCGGCCTGCAATCGGTGCCCAGGGGCCAGCGCGAAGCCGCGCTCGCCGCCGGGCTCACGCCCGCTCAAACCTTTCGGCTGGTGCTGTTTCCGCAAGCCGTCCGCGCGGTTCTGCCGCCTCTGCTGATCAGCCTGGTCTCCCTGCTCAAGGACAGCTCGATCTGCGCCCTCATCACGGTGCCCGAGCTCACGCTCACCTCGCGAGCCATCATGTCGGAGAGCTTCCTTCCCCTGCAGATCTTCGCGCTCACCGGCCTGTTCTATTTCATCATCGCCTGGCCGGCTTCGCTGGCGGTGCGGGCGCTCGAAAGGCGCCTGCAGCGCGGCCGCGCGCCGGGCCGGCGCCCCGCTCGACCGAGCCGGATGGCGACCGGCGCCGTCACCCTGGCCTCGGACAAATGA